CGCCGCGACGTACGAAGGTTGTGTCAGAGATCGGCAGCAGCTCGAACCTCTCGTCCCCCGTCGCATAAACGAACAGCTTCGCCGGTTTGCCGGCTTCGCCCGGTTCAGTCTTAACGGTAAGCACGCGATCGGGATTAATCAGAAAGCGACCGGTGTAGCCTTCCAGCTTCTCCGCATTCATCGAAATAATTTCGTGCGGCGCGGGCAGGTACTCGTCCCAGCCATATTCGCGCGCGACCGCGCGGACGACTTCGTTAAGAATCGCGCCGTTGTCTGAGTTAACCATCACCACGACGCCGTATCCTTTATCACGGCTCACGACCATCTGGGCCCTGAAGCCTTCGTCGGCGCCGTCATGACCAAAATAGAGCGCGCTGCCAAACTTCTGAATAAAGAACCCGAGGCCGGCGGTGTCCATGAACGCCGTCGTCATCAAATCGGTGGATTCTTTTGACAGAACTTTATTTGATCGCCCGGCCAGCGACAGCTGCATCTCGATCGCGAACTTCGCCAAATCAGTCGGCGTGGTCCAAAGCCCGGCCGCGGCCATCTCCGGGTAAACGTGAATCTTGCCTTCGACTTCCTTGCCATCTCTGCGATACCCGGTGGCGGCTTTCGGGCGCCAGCTGGCCGGCAGCGGTTGGCTGTAAGTGCTGTTCGTCATCTTGAGCGGCTTGAGCACTGTCTCGCGCGCGATTTCGGGATAAGGCTTCTTTTCGATATCCATGAGCGCGAGCTGCGTGATCGTTGTGCCGCCACCTGAGTAGCGATAGCGCGTGCCGGGCTCGACATCCACCCGCACCGCCGCAGTGTTAGCGGGCTTCGCGCCGTCCAACACCTGGACCAGCGTCGGCACCGTTTCATTTACCGCGTAACCGGGAAAGCCGTGCACGGTCGTGCCGGCGGTGTGACTGAGAAGGTTTTTGAGCGTGACTTTCTTTTTCGCGGTGAAGTCGTTTTCCGGCAGCTTCCACGTCGTGAGTTTGTCGTTGATATTCGCGTCGAGCGAAATCTTTCCCTGCTCAACCTTCTTCATTGCCACCATGGCGTTGACTGATTTGCTAATCGAGCCGGCCTGGAAAAGCGTCTCGGTGGTTACCGGCTCTTTCGTTTCCAAATCTTTGACGCCGTAGCTGCGCGCCCAGTGGATTTTGAAATCCTTGATGACGGCCACACTCAGCCCGGGGGCTTTGTAAAACTTCATGCGTTCTTCGATCGTCCAGGCGGGGTCGCCTTTGATCAGCACCGGCGGAAGCAAGCCCTGTTCGACACGTCTTATTTCCGCGTCGAGATTGGTTTGACTCTGGCCGAGCGCAAAAACTGGGAAGATAAGCGTGAGTGTGAGCAGCTTGCAGAAAAAAGCTTTCATAAAAACCTCGAAGAAGGAGTTTGACGACTACCGCGATTACATCCGGGGATTGTTTTCTACCACGACGGTAAGGACATGAACAAGACGACCCGCTTCGGGCTCTTATAACGGGCTGCGCGCAAGTAAGAGGTGCGCGTGCAGTTTAGCCCTCTCCCTCTGGGAGAGGGTTGGGTGAGGGTGCGAAGCTTAGCGGACGTTTGAATTTAGCCCAGTGCTTCAGCGCTGGGATCGAGGTTGTAAATTGATCCCACAGCCTTTTAGCGGGCGAAAGAACCAGGTGAACGGCTTCAATCCCGCTCTGCTAACTTCTTAACTCGAAACTCGAAACTCTGAACTCGAAACTGATATTCGCCCACCGCCCACTGCCCACCGCTCACTGTCAACGCCCATTGCCCTGAGTGAGGCCCATCACATACAGCTCCCACTTCGGTTTGAAAGTTCGCATGTCCGGATTGCCCAGCACGCGGGCGAGCGTTTGATAACCGCTGGGGTCGGTCTTCTGATGCGCATAAAACTCTCGATAGAACTTCTGGAGCAGACCTTTCTGCTGCAGGTAATAGAGCAGGTAACGCGACTGTGCGTAGTGCGAGCCGCTCTCAAAGTTGTAGAACTCCGGCTCACTCATACCCATCAGTTTTCGGAACGCTGGGACGCGGCCGGCTTTGATGTCAGCCTGCAAACCAGGTAGTCGCCAGTTGGTGAAACCGTGGATGCGGCCATTGACTTCGCCGCTCTGCTCGTACAGTGAACCGAGGCCTTCATTCAACCAGGGCGGACAGTTGGGAAAATTCGCTTCGACAAACGGATGGACGATTTCATGGACGAGGGTGCCGCCGCCGGTCGAGATGTTCATCACGAGGGCTTTGTGAGTCTTCGAGTAATAGCCATACGGCGTATCCGGCTTATACCCGAACAGCAGTTTCGCATTCCGTTCGTAAGACGCCGCATCCTTGAACAGCCAGATATCAATAATCCCTTTCGGATCTTTCGAAAAGTATTCCTGCTTCAGTTTGTCGACTGCCCACTTCACCGTGCGGATTGAATGCTGCTTCACATCGTCCGCCGGCTCATCTCCGATTACGACAAACGGCCTCTGCACCACAATCGTGAAGTCTTCGGAAGGAAGCTTTTTCTTGAGCTGCTCGATGTGGGTTCCAAACTCCGCGTCAGTGAAGCCCGTAGCAGTTGGTTCTTCCGCGGGTATGGCCTGACCAGTTGGAGTGAGGTCAGAACCGCCTGCGTCAGCGGGCGGGTCGTTGTCAGTACCGAGAGCGGCCCGGGGTCCCCGCGCGGGCATCCCGCGTGGAGTGGTGGATGCGACCGGATCAGGTGGCGACCGCAAATGCGAGTCAGTACCACCTGCGGTAGCGGGTGGGTTTGCGTTGCCGTAAACGCCGGATACGAACGCCCCAGCGACTAAGAAAAGAAAAGCTAGCTTTATCCGATTGGCCATGGTGACGGGTGACCGTTTAGACGCGCGGTGAAACCGCTTCGCTTCCCGCAAACATGAATGTTGCCAGCCCTGCGGCTTTGCCGCCGCACAGTGCGGTAAGCCTTCGGCTTACCGGCTAAGTCTCAGAGCACGTCGAGGCCACGCCTATGGACAGCGGATTACGTCCATACTGTGCTGTTGATTACGTAACGAGAAATCTGTGAAGTTTTCGCAGAAGCAATGCCGGCTTTCGCGTCTCACACTCCCAAACGATCAGAACTTTCCATCCTTCACGTCTGAGCGCCCGAAGATTTCTCCGATCACGTTCGACATTCGACAGTCGTTTTGTTCGCCAGAACTGGGCATTAGTTGCGGGCACGACGCTTCCATACCTGCAGTTGTGCATGTGAAAGAAGCAACCATGCACATCGATGATTTTTCGATGTCGCACGAGAACAATGTCTGGCTTGCCAGGAAGGGTAGGTTTGTGAAGGCGGTACCTGTAGCCTAAACCGTGAACAATCGAACGGACTATTTTTTCAGGCTTGGTGTCGCGACTCCTGATTCGCGACATGTTGAAACTGCGCTTTGCTGGATCATGAACGTCCATTTATCTGCGATCCACTTGGCAGAGCTCATCGACAAAACCCGCGCAGTCGATATCTGGCTGCCCTTGTCGTGCGTAATACGATGAAAACCTCGCAACAACGTCCTTGATAAAAGACGGAGAGATCTGAAGGGCGGGAGCCGCAAATTCCTCCCCAAACCGGTCATGCGCTACCGAGTAAAGTTTTCTGAAATTCACGAAACCTCCGTCAAAAAAGGAGGTGCGCGGCAGCCAGTGATAGTTATCTGAGTAATTATTCGCAAGCAGCTTCTCAACTCTATTCTGACGGGTCTTGTTGTTCGCTCCCTCAAGTATGGGGGTAAGGACTGTTTGAAAGCTCTCAACTTCTACTAAGAGTACTTGGTCACTCTTAGGCTGTCCGGTTTCCCTTACCACGAGGTCGCATGCTGGACTGAGTACAACGAACCTCTTGTCGTCACCGCGCTTAACAATGTTTCCGGTTCGAAGCCCCGGCGAAAAAGGAGGATAGATGTAGACTTCCTCAGGAAATGAATGTTCAACCTCCTCGTCGAGCAATTGCAGTAAGTGACTGAGGGTGTATCGCAACAGCGCCTTCTCAGTTCGCGGTGAATCAACACGGCCGTAGTCGACCCAAGTTTGTCGCTGCGGCAACAGGTTTTTCGTAAATACATCGTTGAGGCTTTTTTCAATCACGCCTCTTCCGCCCATGATTCTTGTCAGGCCGGAACAATGAATGTCCCAAAACATGTCGAACAACGCAGAGTATTCAATTTCGCCCTTCTTGAAGACGCCAAAATAGGAGAGTTGAGGATCTGCGTTCTCGGGCGTACCGGTAAAGACAGCGATCGGAATCCGAAAATGTAAATCGGTTATCTTTTGAGCAACCTTATTTCCATCCGCATTCTCCTTGAGTCGGAGATCAATTATCGCTCCATCGAAAGAGCTATTTAGGATCTGCAATGCCTCTTCAAGTGTCTTGCAGACGGTTGAGCGAATATCGCGATTGTTTTGTCGCGTATATGTCTCGATCGAATCTTGGAAGGTGGCCAAGTCTTGGTCGTTGTCTTCAACCAAGAGTAATTGAAAAGGCTCCATACGTGATCATTCGCCTTTCGGTTGCAAGCGGAAGTAAGCACCATTCGTCGACTCAAGGACCTCCAGTTCGAGTCCGTTTCGTGAAGCAGCCTCTCCCGCAATTGCCAGTCCAAGCCCGGTTCCGTCCGGTTTGGTCGAAAACTCTGGCTCGAAGATGACTTCTGTCTCGATAAGATGGGGTTCGATGCCGGGTCCAGTATCTCGATAGTCGACATACTGTAGCCTCCCCTCCTCAGCGTATACCGTCACCGTAATCGCGCGTGGCCCCGAGGCCTTTTCCTTCATCCAAAAGAGGCTGTTATCGGCTAAGTTCGTGAAAATAGCGTAAATGTCTTGCCGCCAACATTCGAAACGGAAGTCTTCGGGTCCGACAACGTCAACAGTGATTTTGTGTTCCTGAAAATCCGAATGGAAAACGGCAAACACCTCCTCAATTGTTCGCTTGAGTGGCAATTCTTGCTTAGCTGAACGTCTTCCAGCAGCCAGAGGATCAAGCCGTCCGAATAATCTGACCAAAATTTCGGCGTTATGACCTATTCCATCAGCGATCGAAAGTAAGCGTTGAAGGCTCACGGAATCGTTATACTCAACATACTGGTCATACCAGAACCTTAGATTTGGGATCTGGTTCTTGAAGTAGTTTAGAGGACGTCTCCCTTCGTGAAGAACAACATTAACGATTTTCCCAAGGGTCGCCTGGCCTTGGTAAATTGCGACGGCCCGACGTATATCTTCCGCAATCTTATTTTTCTGTTCTTCATCTTTACTAATAATACTAATGATTTCATCGGTAATCCGGTCATCTATACCGCCTTTAGATAGTTTGGCACGTACGTCACTTTTCAACTCCTCGAAACCGAAGAGCCTTTCTAATTCCCGTTCAATTTTTACGACTGGTCGACTTAATCCTTCGTTCCTTCGGTACTCAAAGCGTCGTACTTCTAACTCACCAATTACTTTTTTTGTTATCGCTTTCAACTTTTGGAAAGCGGCGTCTTCCCGGAGGCCATCTCGAGCACTCTTCTCGACAAGTCCCGACTGCTCTTCGGATTGAATCAACACGTAACCGATAGCTTGATTACTCCCGATCCGGAGTGACGGGTTTTGCACTCGTTGTTCATTGAGCTTTAGCCAGTCGAAATCAGCGTCACCCAATGGCCTAATCCTAAAACCATTTCTGTAAACTCCGACGCCGTTGTAGTCATTTAGAAGCTTTCTTGCTTGGTTCTTTCCAACATAGGTCCCAGTTTCATCTTTCAGACCGCGATGAATGAGCAGTTCAATTGCTTGCGGTTCTCGATCATAAACCCGAATGTCAAAGACCAATTCGCCGCATTCCGAGGGTGATCCCAAATCGAAAGAAATATCCTCGTGAACTGTGTTACGAACTTTTTGGTTTGAATATTGCAAACTTCCAGTCCCACCAGCGGTCACTCGGCCCGCAATTCGGTAATCAAATAGCTCGAATACTGGATATGGTTCGATCACTTCGGTGAAGATGTCTGTTTCGAAGAAACCAATGATCGATAACTGAATCTTAAACCTATCAATGTCATCGTTTTCTGTGAGTCGAACACTTACTGGTGAAATCAGTTTCTTTAACTCGAAGCGCAACTTATCGAATTCTGATTTATCCCAAGCGGCTACGAACTCCTGACCGCCGCTAATTGTCAGGCGTGTGCCGGGAGAGTCTTCTGAGGTTTTTGTTTCTACGAGCACATCAACGTCATCCAGATACTGAGCGTCAGCAAAACGATCCCACTGAATATAGACCGTCGTCTTTGCCCGGTCTGCAGTCACCGTTTCAAGTAGTAGATCGGCGCCAAGAATCGACGCCGCGTAGCGGCCAACACCCTTCCGCCCTTGCATGATCCTCCCTCCCGGACTCTTCTGGCGCAGAAGCTTGTCGTCTGTAGAGGGAACCATCCATTTATTGATAACCGTGTCACGCGACATACCATGCCCGTGGTCTTCAATACAGATTGATGTTACTTGGTGATCTGTTGATGTCTTGAATTCAAGGTTCACGTCGGGCGAATCAGCGTCGTAGGAGTTCTTAACCAGTTCTACGATGGCAGCATAGCGGTCTTGAATAAGGTCGCGTCCAATCGTCAAAATATGACGGCCCGCGGGACGAACTTTATGAACGTCGGTTTCTAACATGAGTTCTCTCTTCCTCTACTTTTGAGAGTTTCGCCTTTGTTTTGCTAATACAAGATCGATAAACGTCTGAACATTCATGATCTCCCTGCGTTGAGCTCGCGTGTATGTGAGTAGAAGTCTATCCGGGATTACGAGAGTTAGACACCGTCTACGCATCGCATCGGTCTGGTTCGTAGAAATTGCGGGCTCGAGTGTGCACAGGTGCTTGTCTGGAATGCGATCGGCCTCATCTAAAACCTGTCGCCATCGATCCTTGCTTGTTGACTTTACCCCTAGCATTATGAGCAGACCGGCTTCGAATGCGGTGTTGTGGTATTCCCTTTCACCGGGGAAAATAAAGTCGGCTTTTGTTTTTCCCTCCGTTCGCGATTGTGCTTTAAATCTCAACCGATGCCGCGTGAACAGTTCTTCGAGATGATTCTGCAAAGCGAATCCCATTCGTGACTTGCGACGGTTCTGTACTGACAGGGAATACGCGACGAATTCGTCAACGCTATCGAAGCCTTTTTCCAAACGTTCGCCAACAATCACGTTTTCGAGAGCCCGAAACAGCTGTTCCTCTCGATCGAGCCAGCGGATGAGCGCTTCGTCTGGACTAAACGGATCAACTTCGACTTGCGTTCGAGCAAAGGTTGACATCTCCTTTGTTATTGGGAATATGCGCCCGTAGCGGTCAAGCATTAACTGCTGATCGTTTGGCTCGGCGGGCACCGAAACCTCTAAGCCTAACTCATCAATGATCTGTCGTTGAAGCAGAGCGACCGTCTGCTGATGGAGTTGTTCCTCGGGAACGGCGTCAAAAGAGAGAGATGCTCTTTCGATTCCGAAAAGCACGCGGGCTGCACGAAGCCACCCCGAATTCTTTTGAAATACAAGGCCGAACAAATCCCCGGACGAGGCTCTCACCAGTAAAAACCAATCGCCGACGTTCGCACGCTCCAGAAACTTCCCCTCGTAATAGAAGCGCCATTCACTCCGACCGGTTCTTGATGCGCTCTTCTCTCGAGCGTCGTAGAACGTAAAGTTCCCGCTCTCGCTTACGGGAGCTTCGTCATCGGAAAAGTAATGCCAAGTAAGAGTCCCACGCGTGGATTCGCGAATGCCGAAGAACTCGCGGAGGTCATTGTCGCCGTTTAGTTCATGCTGGTTCGAGCCTCGATCCGGCAGGTCGACTGTGACCAGTTGTTTGTGCGCGACTCTACTGAAAATGGATGAGAGATTCACGACGCGGACATTGTCCTTAACCGGAGACGATTGGACAAGGGTAAATGTCGGCGGGACAAAACTAAGATCGATTTCCCACGTTCTTGGCAAAGCTTAGAGGCAGAATCATTGAGAGCGCGCGGGCTTGGGACGGGGGTTGAAAGGGCGTAAGTTCGAATTCAGGATCGGCTGAAGGCTCAAGGCGCAGTGTGGTGACGACTCGCTTCGCGATCTTTTGTACAACGGGTACCACAACGGAGTTTCCGAACTGCCTGTAAGCTTGAGTATCGGAAACCGGTATTCTGAAATTTTTGGGGAATCCCATCAGCCGTGCGCACTCGCGTGGCGTTAGTCTTCTAGGGTTCCTGTCGGGCCCTTGGGAAATTAGAATCTCAGAACCATCTTTGTGATAGCGAGCACTAAGAGTTCGAGCTACGTCATCAGCGGTGAATACGCTGAACCCAAACCCGTTGCCGGCAGCCTTATGTTTTCTTGCATACTCCTGCAAGTAGTTCCAAAGGTGATCGCTAAGTGTGTACTTGCGGTCAACGTGCGACGCGAGAACGGTGCTCAACTTGGGGCCATTCTCTGGAAAGATTGGAAATGTGAAGGACCTGGGTTCGCGAAAACCGACCAAATAAATCCGTTCACGATGTTGTGGCACGACAGACTGAGCATCGATGATTGCCGCGTGTACGTCATAGCCCAATTCTTTGGTTAACGTGTTGTAAATAACGTCGTAGGTTTTCCCTTGGTCATGTCGGTATAGATGCTTGACGTTCTCCAGTACAAAGGCCGCGGGACGGTGATGATCGATTATCTTCGCGATATAGGAAAACAGGTTCCCCTGCTTTTCATCTTCAAAACCGTGTTTTCTACCTAAACTGTTCTTCTTTGAAACGCCCGCGAGACTGAAAGGCTGGCAAGGGAAACCTGCACAAAGTATGTCGAACGGCTTTATGCCGGCAATATCGACTTCCCTGATATCGCTAAAGGGTTTTTCGCCGAAGTTTGCTTCGTAAGTTCTTTGCGAAAACTTATCCCAGTCGCAGGAGAAAACGCACTTGCCACCGGCACGCTGGAATGCGATTCGAAAACCACCGATGCCGCAGAATAGATCGATGAAACGAAACTTCTTTTTAGGCGAGTTCTTCAAATGTGTAAGTGCTGGATAAATATTTTAGAGGCTTCTTTCATTGAAGCGACTACTTTAGCAGAGCAGTCAAGTGATGAGAATCGTCGTCGCGCTCAAGTTCGGCATAAAACACAACATGAGTTCCCTCGTGCGTTTTCTTACCTTCTATGAATGCTCCCGCACTACTTCACGAGATGACTTGTCGTGGCGAATGCCGAGCAGTCTTGGGTGGCGGAGTTTGTTGTATTTAGTCCACTGAATGAAGCCGACTTGGACGACGATTTTTGGACGGACCCAGTGAGCGCGGAGGCGCGGTAGGCCGACGGCTTTGGTGAACGGGGGTTTCGGAATCTCAAGCTTGTCGAGTTGGGCGCGGAGATTGAGGAGCAGTTCAGTGTTAAAGCCGGTGCCGATCTTGCCCGCAAAGACAAAGTCGGCTGGCGCATCCGCGGACGCAGACCCACCCGCTACCGCAGGTGGTACTGACTTGGGTGTTAGGTTGTCGCTGGATCCGGTCGCTAAGCTCCGCACCCTCACCCGACCTAAAGCTGCGCTCCCTCTCCCCGGCCCTCTCCCAAGGGGAGAGGGAGTGGAACCAGAGGGATTGGAGATCGAGGCCGATCCGCCCACTGACGCAGGCGGTTCTGACTTCGAGGCGTATTCGTAATAACCTACCAACAGAGCGCCGAGGCCGACGCGTTTTCCTTGTGGATCGGTGAAGCCGCCGACGACAAATTCCTGGGACAGCTCGACCTTCATCTTTAACCAGTTGGGCGAGCGGCGTGACTCGTAAATCGAACCGCGGCGTTTGGCGATCACACCCTCCCAACCTTCACGCTGCGCACGTTCCCAAGGCTGTTCATCGTT
The nucleotide sequence above comes from Pyrinomonadaceae bacterium. Encoded proteins:
- a CDS encoding sensor histidine kinase; this translates as MLETDVHKVRPAGRHILTIGRDLIQDRYAAIVELVKNSYDADSPDVNLEFKTSTDHQVTSICIEDHGHGMSRDTVINKWMVPSTDDKLLRQKSPGGRIMQGRKGVGRYAASILGADLLLETVTADRAKTTVYIQWDRFADAQYLDDVDVLVETKTSEDSPGTRLTISGGQEFVAAWDKSEFDKLRFELKKLISPVSVRLTENDDIDRFKIQLSIIGFFETDIFTEVIEPYPVFELFDYRIAGRVTAGGTGSLQYSNQKVRNTVHEDISFDLGSPSECGELVFDIRVYDREPQAIELLIHRGLKDETGTYVGKNQARKLLNDYNGVGVYRNGFRIRPLGDADFDWLKLNEQRVQNPSLRIGSNQAIGYVLIQSEEQSGLVEKSARDGLREDAAFQKLKAITKKVIGELEVRRFEYRRNEGLSRPVVKIERELERLFGFEELKSDVRAKLSKGGIDDRITDEIISIISKDEEQKNKIAEDIRRAVAIYQGQATLGKIVNVVLHEGRRPLNYFKNQIPNLRFWYDQYVEYNDSVSLQRLLSIADGIGHNAEILVRLFGRLDPLAAGRRSAKQELPLKRTIEEVFAVFHSDFQEHKITVDVVGPEDFRFECWRQDIYAIFTNLADNSLFWMKEKASGPRAITVTVYAEEGRLQYVDYRDTGPGIEPHLIETEVIFEPEFSTKPDGTGLGLAIAGEAASRNGLELEVLESTNGAYFRLQPKGE
- a CDS encoding type II restriction endonuclease translates to MNLSSIFSRVAHKQLVTVDLPDRGSNQHELNGDNDLREFFGIRESTRGTLTWHYFSDDEAPVSESGNFTFYDAREKSASRTGRSEWRFYYEGKFLERANVGDWFLLVRASSGDLFGLVFQKNSGWLRAARVLFGIERASLSFDAVPEEQLHQQTVALLQRQIIDELGLEVSVPAEPNDQQLMLDRYGRIFPITKEMSTFARTQVEVDPFSPDEALIRWLDREEQLFRALENVIVGERLEKGFDSVDEFVAYSLSVQNRRKSRMGFALQNHLEELFTRHRLRFKAQSRTEGKTKADFIFPGEREYHNTAFEAGLLIMLGVKSTSKDRWRQVLDEADRIPDKHLCTLEPAISTNQTDAMRRRCLTLVIPDRLLLTYTRAQRREIMNVQTFIDLVLAKQRRNSQK
- a CDS encoding serine hydrolase; this encodes MKAFFCKLLTLTLIFPVFALGQSQTNLDAEIRRVEQGLLPPVLIKGDPAWTIEERMKFYKAPGLSVAVIKDFKIHWARSYGVKDLETKEPVTTETLFQAGSISKSVNAMVAMKKVEQGKISLDANINDKLTTWKLPENDFTAKKKVTLKNLLSHTAGTTVHGFPGYAVNETVPTLVQVLDGAKPANTAAVRVDVEPGTRYRYSGGGTTITQLALMDIEKKPYPEIARETVLKPLKMTNSTYSQPLPASWRPKAATGYRRDGKEVEGKIHVYPEMAAAGLWTTPTDLAKFAIEMQLSLAGRSNKVLSKESTDLMTTAFMDTAGLGFFIQKFGSALYFGHDGADEGFRAQMVVSRDKGYGVVVMVNSDNGAILNEVVRAVAREYGWDEYLPAPHEIISMNAEKLEGYTGRFLINPDRVLTVKTEPGEAGKPAKLFVYATGDERFELLPISDTTFVRRGVPLKYEFSTLAVEGINLNGSSVIATSLKVIPQSGTPLKVDRLESDRSVPFEMLEAGRIDEAIEAYRKIKKEQPANVAVSVGRINSLAYVLMRAKRLKEAIAMFKLNVEFYPALAGVYDSLGEGYMTNGDKELAIANYRKALELDPRNKNAQEKLKQLEGR
- the dcm gene encoding DNA (cytosine-5-)-methyltransferase gives rise to the protein MKNSPKKKFRFIDLFCGIGGFRIAFQRAGGKCVFSCDWDKFSQRTYEANFGEKPFSDIREVDIAGIKPFDILCAGFPCQPFSLAGVSKKNSLGRKHGFEDEKQGNLFSYIAKIIDHHRPAAFVLENVKHLYRHDQGKTYDVIYNTLTKELGYDVHAAIIDAQSVVPQHRERIYLVGFREPRSFTFPIFPENGPKLSTVLASHVDRKYTLSDHLWNYLQEYARKHKAAGNGFGFSVFTADDVARTLSARYHKDGSEILISQGPDRNPRRLTPRECARLMGFPKNFRIPVSDTQAYRQFGNSVVVPVVQKIAKRVVTTLRLEPSADPEFELTPFQPPSQARALSMILPLSFAKNVGNRS